The Dethiosulfovibrio peptidovorans DSM 11002 nucleotide sequence TTCAATGGAATCCAACGATGCAATGGTGACGGTAGAGCCCTCGAACAAGCTCTCCGTCGAGGTAGAGAGCGTGGTGGAGGCTCAGTTCGGGGAAGCTATAGAAAGATCGATCATGGAGGTTTTGAAAGATCTCTCAGTGGATAGCTGTACCCTATCCGTCAAGGACAGAGGAGCTCTAGACTGTACATTAAGGGCCAGGGTGGAGACCGCGCTGTTGCGGGGATCCGAGGGTGTCAGATGAGAAGAAGACGGAGTCTACTGTTCGTGCCTGGCAACAATCCGGGAATGGTAGCCAACGCCGGGGTCTTCGGGGCCGACGGAATCATCTTTGATCTTGAGGACGCCGTCGCCCAGGACCAGAAGGATGGTGCTAGGATACTCGTCAGAAACGCTCTTGCGGCTCTTCCCATGAAGGGGTGCGAGAGGATCGTCAGGATAAACTCCATGGACCGTCCCATATGGTTGGAGGATCTGGAGGCGGTGGTAGCCGGAGGAGCGGACTCGATCATGCTTCCCAAGGCCCAGAGTCGAGCCGAGATGGAGGAGCTTGATCGAACCCTCTCCGACGCGGAGAAAAAGGTCGGCAGAGAGAATGGGACCCTGGACGTGATTGCGTTGGTCGAGACTCCTACAGGGATTGAGAACTCGGGAGACATAGCGACGGCTTGTAGGGTGTCAGGGATGTTGCTGGGTGCGGAGGATCTCACCGCGGCCCTAGGCGTTTCCAGAACCGTTGAAGGAGAGGAGATCTCCTACGCCAGGGGACGTATGGTTATGGCTGCCAAGGCTGCGGGGATCGACGCCATCGACACACCCTTCACCGATACCGACGATATGGAGGGGTTGGTGAAGGACGTTCTTTTCGCCCGGTCCATCGGATTCGACGGCAAGGCTTTGATATCTCCCAGGCACGTGGAGGCGGTAAACCGGGCCTTCACCCCCACAGACGAGGAAATGGAGTGGGCCAGGGCGGTCGTTCGTGCTCTCGAGGAAGGAGAGAGGGCAGGAAAGGGAGCCGTATCGGTAGGAGGTAAGATGGTGGACGCCCCGGTGGCGGCAAGGGCCAGAAAGACCTTGGCCATGAGAGGGGAGGCGTAGTCCTTGAGAGATAAGATGATCGGGAGCCTGAAAGAGGCCCTTAAGGCCATGGGATTGGCCGACGGAATGACACTGTCCTTCCATCATCACCTCAGAAACGGCGATGCGGTGCTGAACGGGGCGTTGGATGCGGCTTCCTCGCTTGGAATATCGGGGTTGACCGTCGCGGCCAGCTCTATCTTTCCGGTGCATGCGCCGTTGGTGGAACATATCCGCAGGGGGACAGTGTCCCGTCTCGAGGTCAACTACATGAGCGGTCCCGTGGCCGATTTCGTCTCTCAAGGGGGCATGGCGGAGCCAGTGATCTTCAGAACCCATGGAGGAAGACCCAGGGCGATAGAATCGGGCGAGCTGCCAATAGATATAGCCGTTGTGGCTGCTCCTTCCGCCGATGGAAGAGGAAACCTCACCGGGACGAAGGGGCCTTCCGCCTGCGGCTCTCTCGGTTACGCCATGGCCGATGCTCGCTGTGCCAAGAGGGTCTTGGCCGTAACGGACAATCCTATGGACCGTGTGGCTCCGGCGTCGATAGATCAGAGCCTCGTAGATGCGGTTGTGACGGTGGACTCCATCGGCGATCCCGCCGGGATAGTCTCTGGTACCACCAGGATGCCCAGAGATCCAGTCGCGTTGGTGATGGCCCGATGTGCCGCCATAGCGATAAAGGCGTCGGGGCTGTTGGTCGAAGGCGTTTCCTTTCAGACCGGAGCTGGCGGAGCTTCCTTGGCTGCCGCCTCATATCTGGGGGATATGATGAAGGACCTCGGAATCGTCGGGAGCTTCGGAATGGGAGGCATAACCTCTCACATGGTGAGGTTTCTTCGGGAAGGTCTGGTCCAACGGCTTTACGACGTCCAGTGCTTCGACCTGGAGGCAGTAAAGTCGATAGCCGAGGACGAGAGACACGTGGAGGTTTCCGCCTCTCTATACGCCAGCCCCGGAACCAAGGGACCTCTGGTGGACGATCTGGACGTGGTGATACTGGGGGCGACCGAGATAGACCTGGATTTCAACGTAAACGTCCATACCGACTCTTCCGGACGGATAATTGGAGGGTCCGGAGGTCACAGCGATACAGCCGCCGGAGCGAATTTGGCGGTGGTCGTGGCCCCTTTGGTGAGGTCCAGATTGCCGATAGTAGTCGACAGAGTGACCACTGTGAGCACTCCTGGTGATACGGTAGATCTTCTGGTAACGGAGAGAGGCATGGCGGTGAACCCAGCTCGGCCGGAACTGAGGGAAGCTCTCGACCGAGCTGGGCTTCCGGTCATGTCGATCCGAGAGCTCAGGGAGGTCGCCCTCTCCATAACCGGAGTTCCCCGGTCCTCTAGGTCTAAGGGGCGAACGGTGGGAATAGTGGAGTATCGTGACGGTAGTTTAATCGACCGGATATCGGAGGTATCCTGAGTTGGGGTACGAATCTATGGACCTTATACTGGCGGCCAGGGAGGCCCGGTGGAACCTGAGAAAACAACTGTCCCGTACCTACGGGAAGCCGGTGTTGTCTCTCTCCATGACGGTTCCCGGTCCGGATAAAAGCGCTCCCGGGATCTTTTGGGCCCTTAGAGTCATCTCC carries:
- the citD gene encoding citrate lyase acyl carrier protein; the protein is MKILKMAVAGSMESNDAMVTVEPSNKLSVEVESVVEAQFGEAIERSIMEVLKDLSVDSCTLSVKDRGALDCTLRARVETALLRGSEGVR
- the citF gene encoding citrate lyase subunit alpha produces the protein MRDKMIGSLKEALKAMGLADGMTLSFHHHLRNGDAVLNGALDAASSLGISGLTVAASSIFPVHAPLVEHIRRGTVSRLEVNYMSGPVADFVSQGGMAEPVIFRTHGGRPRAIESGELPIDIAVVAAPSADGRGNLTGTKGPSACGSLGYAMADARCAKRVLAVTDNPMDRVAPASIDQSLVDAVVTVDSIGDPAGIVSGTTRMPRDPVALVMARCAAIAIKASGLLVEGVSFQTGAGGASLAAASYLGDMMKDLGIVGSFGMGGITSHMVRFLREGLVQRLYDVQCFDLEAVKSIAEDERHVEVSASLYASPGTKGPLVDDLDVVILGATEIDLDFNVNVHTDSSGRIIGGSGGHSDTAAGANLAVVVAPLVRSRLPIVVDRVTTVSTPGDTVDLLVTERGMAVNPARPELREALDRAGLPVMSIRELREVALSITGVPRSSRSKGRTVGIVEYRDGSLIDRISEVS
- a CDS encoding HpcH/HpaI aldolase/citrate lyase family protein — translated: MRRRRSLLFVPGNNPGMVANAGVFGADGIIFDLEDAVAQDQKDGARILVRNALAALPMKGCERIVRINSMDRPIWLEDLEAVVAGGADSIMLPKAQSRAEMEELDRTLSDAEKKVGRENGTLDVIALVETPTGIENSGDIATACRVSGMLLGAEDLTAALGVSRTVEGEEISYARGRMVMAAKAAGIDAIDTPFTDTDDMEGLVKDVLFARSIGFDGKALISPRHVEAVNRAFTPTDEEMEWARAVVRALEEGERAGKGAVSVGGKMVDAPVAARARKTLAMRGEA